The genomic segment AATATTTGTCTCTCACAGCTTGCTTGCCTCTTCTAAaaccttaaaatgttttttttcctgtgtagaAGCAATAGCTGTTTTTCAGAAAGGTAATTGAACCTATTAAACTTTCTGAAATCAATTGGTGAGTTTCTTTATTGCATACAAACTGCAAGTGTATTTTCTTAGTTATACATTTGGTATTTTTACAGAATCATCCCATGGCTCGAATTTTCCTGTTCTGGACTCATTTTCATGGGAAGAGGCTCAGCTTTCCTCTCAGCTGTACAGAAATAAGCAGGTATGTGTAGAGAGTCAGTCAGAACACTGAGACTGGCCATGTTCCCTGCTGTCCTTTCTCCACGGAGTCTGTCCTTAAGGTCACATTGCTTCTTTTCCCTGTTGAAATTCATGTTGATTTAGTTTAGAATTAAAGTGAGTATATATCCACAGAGAGATCAAAGTTAGGTGATCAAtgttacagagaagaaaaacaaccaaGGCACTCTCAGAAGACCTACAAATTCTgacttcatatattttaattgtataacCTCTTGAATACTCTTTTTCCTCATCTATGGACTTAGAATATTTGTTCTGCCTATCTCAAAGTGCTGTTGGAAAGATCAAATGATATAATGACTGTTGCAGTATTTGTAAACCACAAGCAGAGCTAATACTGGGAGAAAGGATGATAACTATAAGTTTTCTCAAGGATTGCTTCATTTTCCGTGTTTTGTTTATTGTAGCTTCTGAAGAGTAATTTAATCTAGTGGACATACAGACAGATCAATCTAAGGCTGAGAGAAGCCAATCCAcctcttttgatttatttatttagttttttttatatGCAAGGAAGGAGTCCAGCAAAAGCTTTCTAAACacctttttctatatttaaagagTTGCCTGaagctcatttttcttcatacttaCCTGATTCACTTGTggttacaattttaaaagtcatataatCTCTTCAAACACTTCACAGTGAATGAAAATTCAGAACACATAGCCAAACAATCAGGTGTTAGAGGGATGTAGATTTAATTTAGGTCTCTGAAGATGAGGGCTCCCTGAGGTTGTGGTgttcataaaacaaatagaagaatAATCAGGTTTAAGCAGGTTAAGGAGCAATGGCATTATTATAAGGTTACAAAGTCAATATAGTGGAGAAGCCCTCACCATTTGTCTGGTTTTTGCAGCTCCAAGATACTCTGGTGCAAAAGGAAGAAGAACTAGCTAGGTTACATGAAGAGAACAATCACCTCAGACAATACCTGAATTCTGCTTTGGTTAAATGTCTTGAAGAAAAAGCTAAGGTATGTAACCATCGCCCTTATAAGAATGGAGCAGTGATTTGACAAAGGAGACCGTTTATGTAAAACTCCTTGATTAAATCCAAGAAGTATACTAAATAGTGTATCTTGATATACATTTACAGAATGGATGGATTTTTCTTACGGAAATATAGCATTTTCACAAGAATGTTTATGTATCATTTCTCTGAAGTATCTAGATTGTAGATGTTagccatacatttaaaaaaggattatttaagAATCAAAAGGTAGTCAAGGGAATTGCTGAGACAACAGAAGTTAATCAAAAGGCAGAGTTAGATGGAATACTGGAGTGGGAATCAGATCTGAAAAACAGTTCTTTGAATTGTCTGTTTGACTTTAGGTAAATCACTCTCACTTAGGGCCTCAGttatcttcatctgtaaataggtgggctaaaatatcttttaagaaaCTTTCTAGATCTAAAATGCTACGAGtatggctggagcccaggtctCTTGACTGACAATTAGGAACACACAATTACATTATTtgttaattcacatttttttctacaCTTTTAAAATGAGCTATTTCTAACTCAAGGATAAATAGTCTGCCTATAGTctccttttgttatttctttctttgttttttcaatttttttattatctatttgcCATTATGTTATCATTATAGCTTCTATCATCAATCTTTTTCTTGCTTCCAGACAAGCTACAttatttgatattatttaatCTAAATTGATGATGCTTCCTGCTACTCTTACCAAATATAACAgttcagagaagaaaagatgCTAGCTTTGATTCCTTTGTAATTCAGTTATCTTTGTTAAAAAGGGAAAACATCTTACATTTATTAGCCTGGGCTCCTAACTCCAGCCACCATTCCATAAAGAggacatttattaaattattgtgATATTAATTAAGCAGCTTTATCTCTCAGTTGGAAAATCATTCTCAATTTTCCAAGATTTAGAGtaatataattaacatatctCATGGGAGTGctttgaaattaatgaaataagagGAAGCAGTGTTGCATAGTGTTTAAATCAGAGGTTCTGTCTAGATTCAGATGGCTTAgaggaacctgcggccttggggccacatatggccttctggatccttgaatgcAGCTTTTTgacagaatccaaattttatagaacaaatcctttattaaaaggagtgcagcagagaaagatgaagcctttcttgcttcttttggtacttaaaaaagaacaatcttgaaatcagaaagccACGGATTCCCCACCCCTGATAGGCTGCATGATCTCAGCAAGTCACAAATATGTTTTTGCTTTAGTTGCCTCATTTATGAAGATTTTGATGATATCTATATccaatgagataatgcatgtaattGATAATTCATACATTATATGAAAGTTTATTGATAAATGAtagctcaataaatgatagttgcTATTTTTGTCATAatactaataatagtaataattaccTCTCTGAGTTGAAATCTTAAAGATATATgcttttttcaacttttaaaaaatagaggaaaaaaaaaatagaggaaaacatGTGAATTAGAGTTTCTGGACAGTACCTTATAGATTTTACTTTACAAAAAAGCTAATCCAATCAGTGTTATTTGTGTGTGGGAAAAGAGTAATCTaatcattttttcctaaataattaaGGTAACTAGTAAATATTTGAAGGAGatgtaattttcaaatatcacTTCCCCAGAAATTGTTGTCATCAGATGAGTTCTCCAGAGTATGTGGAAAATtcagaaaggggaagaggaaacCCAAAGAGCAAAGGTACTCTCCTGCTGAAATTCCTCATCCCAAAAATGCCAAGAGAAACCTCTCCAGTGAATTTGCTAACTGTGAAGAACAACCTGGGCCCCCTGTGGATCCCTGGGTCCTTCAAACACTTGGGTTAAAAGACCTCAACACCATTGATGACAGCTTGTCAGCTAACTACAGTGCCCTCTCCTCTCATCCTAGAAGAGTCACCAGCACATTTTCTCAGTATCCAGATGATGCAATTGACTATGAAAATGTCCCCAGCGAGGATCTGCCGATTGACTATGAAGGTGACAGAACAGCCCCCTTCCATAGAACTGCCACTCATGGGGaaggttttcctttcctttcacaaCTTTCAAATCCCCCAGTGGGGCTGCAAAATCTTCCTTACTATACTGCTGATGTGTCACCCAACAAGACAGAGATGGCCTTTTCCACATCCCTGAGCCCTCACTGTAATGTGAAAACTCATTCCTTCCACCAGGGACAAGCTTTTGTGCGTCGAGATGAGGAGGGAGGCTGGAAGTTTACCTGGGTCCCTAAGCAGTCTTAGTGATGCCTCTTCCAGCACAAAGCACTGCCATGAACTCTGTTTACAAAGACCTCTCTTGCACTTGAACCTGACTAAGGTGGAACACAGAAGCTTTGCTTAGACTGTCTCCTGCCACTTTAAATGTCACTCCAATTACCCACTTAAGTCTGCAGGGAATGGCTTCCAAGAATCCATAATGAAACATGTCTGCCCTTCTTTCACCTAAATTTGACTTGTTTACACACCAACACCTGCTGTTGACTTCCTTCCTTTGCCCTGTGCTTGAAAAGGTATTTTCCATCCACGTGTATATTCCTTCCAGACCTAGATATACTTTCCCaattataacaattttataaGCTTTCCTTCTTTCATCAAACAGTTGAAATGTTCACAGCCCTTTcacttttctccctttcctgctcTTCATCTCTCAAAACTGCCTTTAGAATGAGCCCTATTATTGCGTCAAGTACTCATTACTGAGTGTTCAAATAGCTAAGGGTGAGGTAGAAACAAGTATCTTTGCCCATCACCGCTACTACTGAAGACATAATGTGAGTAATGTTATGTTCAGGGCAGTTCAGATATTAATAGTTGAGTGTCCCATGGAGGCATAGCGAAGAGTCTCTTAAAACAACTGTAACTCTACTGATAAACAATAActctgataaattttaaaaattaaagagaattaaAGTTACTTCAAAATGCCCCATGGTGTAACAGCTTTTATAGCCACTGGCATTTGTTCTTTAATTAACATGACTCAAACAAGAACACTTTTGAGGGACTATGGTAACAAAATAAGTCATCATCTGAAACTAcccaaaaccataatgagataccaccttacccctgtcagaatggccattattctctttcattttgatagGCACTACAGTGATTATATAAGGCGAACCTTAtccataataataaataaaagaaaaacaaatatgagTCATTTGTAGTTAACATTAGAAATCATTGCTCTGATCACAGTATTCCTTTTCTAGTATTTAAGCACTCATTTTGCAGATTAATTCAGTCCAACTGTGTGAGAATAACTTGGATTTAAAAATAGatgcatattaatttttaaataaatatacatagattGCAAATAATGACATCAAGGATTTAactgtttctaaattttaaaaatatatttttaatgctcaTGCTAGCTTCCTTCTATCTTATCCCTCAATCTCCCTATCATTCTCAGAATACTATACAGATCTAAGATGTGCACCTGTGTTTTTTGGACAAACTTCAGTTAATGATAAAATCCACCATGTTGAAAATcgttcatatttttttctttccacctttCAATAAGTAACCTTGTACAATCAATGTCTCAGAGCTCAAGTGTACTGTTTGGGATTCTTTGTAACAAAGACATGCCTTTTGTTATTGTTACTgtttagttttgctttattttgatgATGTGAGCAAATAATGTGCTTTACAAAGTTTTGTTACCAGCCGGATTTTTGAATAATTCATGAAGGGGAATACAAGATAGTAATTAACATTATTCTTTGGAGTATTTTCATGATTTAGGAAGAGATAGAAcacattccattttttaaaataaatataaatgtgccTTTACATTCTAGTATCTGTGCCCCTGGTGGgtgaaatttatctttttttagaaTAAGAGATGTAAAAATTAGAATTGATTGTGGTTTACTACACTAGTAATTGAGAAAGCAATATAACTAATTTTGAAAGTCTAATAATcaaattgtaaaacaaaatcgatcagttaataaatatttattttgcattctttgtGTGCCTTATCATGTGTTAAGTACCATAAGGAAATACCCAGGCTCGGCACAATGCATTTGATATATAAAACAAAGCCACATAAAATGTCATAGCTTTTGATagcttttaaatgaaatttgatcTCAGCCTGGTTTAAAGAAATTACAGAACGTTTGGGGTAAATTATAACTTGTTCTGGCTTTTATCATGAATGGTAGTATGGGAGAAAATTACCATATATTCTTGCAATTATGTCTATAAAcatttgatattattaataatttaaattatgtatggaaaattatttttttatgtttgagaaattaaaaatttctttcaggTGAGCATATGCTTTAACTTTTATGGTTTTACCATGTCACTATGGTAAAccacagttaatattttttaagctaaagtgggaaataaaaactaaatacttTTGTAATTATGATGAATATTATCCTATTATGCATAACATTTTctaataatagatttttttctcctgagtTGTAAACATAATAATGTTTATTTGTACCTCTTTTGTACGATGTATATGACCAGACTAAAATCTGCAGCTTTTAGGGCTTATTGGTTCTTTCCCTTCTCCAGGATACATTAATGAGGATTTCAGACGTTTTGTGGCTTAATGAGTTCAGTGTCTTAGGGGTACATCACTCTCTTACCTAATCTGAATCTAgtatcaacttttaaaatttgataaaatttctaATATCCTCTGATCATCAGACAGTAAATCATACTTTTATCTCACTAGTATCTGGAAAATGAGGACAATTGGAAAGCCCCACCTATGCAGGTAATGTTTAATGAGTGGGATTATTACGACTTCAGTGATCCTAaactataattttgaaaaatttgaagaaaagaaaaaaggtatcaATGGAAAGAATTGCTCTATTTGATCTAATTCAAGAAAacagaattgtttttttaaagtacgATAGAAGGATTCAATAACTGACCTATAGCACAGGTGCAGAGGAAAGCATAGAGTTAACACATCAGCcataatttttgataaatattacttCATGCTTATAAAATCAGGATATACAATTATACCTGTTTCAGTTTATCAAAAGATTCACATAAGCTTAAATATTAAatgcctaattttttctttatttttcactataCCAAATAGAATTGGTTTACAAGCTACAAATACACTGTGTAAGTATATTTCTTaccatatttatcatattttgtctatattttttgttacatgaataaaaCCAGACatccagttttaatttttattctacacttgtaaattataatttaacacttaatattttaaatgacatgatTTGTTtgtgatttgaaatatttctaattgTATGTCAGAGtcaattttgtaataaatttatggccaataaacagatgaaaaaaacatatttaatcctACTTTTGGCccttattttagaaacatttttaagtgaatgGAGCAACAGaccaaaaattgttttctatacccatttatgtataaattttacGTCACAGAAAACTACATGTATCTCAATTTCCAAATGTATGAAATAGTAGTATGATGAATAATTGAAGCatttaataaacagaaatatgTAGCTATGTCAGGCTGTGCTGAGGATATAAAGATGAAGTATGTGTTAAAAATAACTTGGCTATAAATGGGAGAAGTATAACTTAAACATGCTTAGTCAAAGCAAGGGGATAATTGGCTCTCCTAATCAAAAAGTTTGTTTTCAGTGTGGTTGAATCTATGTGTTCAAGAAATATTGACAGGAATCTGGTTTGGGATTTCAAGGAAAGCTATGATCAGGAATAGATTCTTAAATGGTGTTAAGATTGTACTCAGCACATAAAAGCATGACAGAAATCAGCATGGGCCAAGTTCTGTGAGCTTGATGAGCAAGCTATATCTCATAAAATATTCTCTAGTTTTGTGACAGTCTTCTTGTCTTTCCCATTTGTAATCCCTCAAGAATGAACAAATGTTCCAGATTGGTCCCAGTTACACCATGAGAAATTATGAAAAGATTAGGGTCTCGGCATATGAAAACTGTGAGCAGAATTTTTTTGAGGCCACTATAGAGGTAGGCCATATACCCATAATGGGAAGATTAGTATCAAGAGAACATGGTTTGGGACTTGCATATCAGGTCAGGAACCCATATCTACATGGAGATCCTCTTGTTACAAGTCATGGATAAcctggattttatttaatttcctcacagggatatttgattttttttttcttggagaaaatTGTGCCTAAATCTAGCTCACTCTAAATGACCCTTGAATACGGATATAATCAGTATGGGTTATTGCAACATCTTAACAAAATGAGCTTGGTatcttgatttccattttaaagatgataaaactGTTTCTAAGGGTTATATGGGTCACATTATAATAAGTATTTGATAGTTAGGACCCAAGATAAACCCTGGCACAGACTTTAGGTCCAATGCTCTTTCTACTGTAACACATAATGATAATGTTTGGGACCCGTAAATGTACTTACAGTCACCAGGCTGTTACAGACTATTACAGTCCTCAGAGGTAGAGTCCTGGAAGTATGGAGGAACTCTTGACCCTTTGCTTACTTTCAACAGAAGGCTATTCTGGCACTCAAGAATCCCATGATTGCTAACAGGGATTGTTCACAAGAGACCTAATTCCTCCTCTGTCATTTCAAAAGAGAGCAGTGTATAACTTGAAAACCATTTCAGAAATTCTGGAGGCAGAGAGTTAGAGGGAAGAGGTGGCCTCTCATGGTCAGAAGTATTAATGTGCTTCTTAAACACATTGAGTGGTCAATAATTAGGATCAATTGaagggaaataaatttctctccCAATCACTGCTGCTAATATTAAAGCCTAAAGTAGCAGTGTATAAATAATCCTCATGAaagtctctttcttcctcctttcataCAGAAAATAGATTCTATACTTGTCCAAGTAATAGCATTACTTTCTTTCATGTCAACCTTTTTAGGTATAATTGTAAGTGAAAGTAAAATAGTAAATAAGCATATTTATAACTTTGAGCCCAATCATTCTAGCATACTGAAATCATTTTATCCTCCCACTTTGGAAATCAGAAGTTAAATGATACCTTTCCAGAGACACagtagatttttttattgttgtttctcaTTTCTATGCCAGGTTTATAATCTGAAATTATAAGGCATAGAAAAGGTGTTTCAGCGGAATTTGTCTTGAAAGAGAGTCCTTAATACCAAGTGGCTAGTccctctgggatgaagcccagcTATCACAGGAACTTTGTAAAGGTAATTCTCCCTCAGGGCCCCACAGTTGCCGTGAAGCTGAACGCCAGAGAAGCTCTTTAACGAGTGTGTAGTGAGAAGTCAGACTCCCTCATTACAATCAGgcaaaaacccaaaacacagCTTCCTCCTTTCACTTCAGTCTCTTGGGATTCACCACCTCACAGAAGctgcagaattatttttcttccatctctgGCCCACAGGGGAGTCATTCTGGGTGGAGCCTTCAAGTGGCATCCGCACAGTGCATCACATGGTCCCACCGAGCAGTAGAGCTGTGTGCGCACCCCAGGAATCTCAGCCTCCTTTGGGAGCTGACCATACTGTCAGAGATTTAGCCTTTTCTTCCCTTGCTTTTAAGAAACATGACTAGTTCTACCCAGACCTTCCTGTTGTCCTCACTCCAAAcatctataattttaattaatgtgcTCCTTTCTTTTGAAATGATAGAAAATGAATCCGATTTCCTGTGAATCATCCTATTAGCAACAATGTGAGTAAAAAGGGCTGGGGACCCAGACTCACCCTCTGATGAATGGAAATAACATCCTTCCCATGACCTTGGATATGGGCTTCTGGAAGATTGTTTGATAACTGCAGTAATTATTAGGGTTTATTCATGTCAGTGGACCAGAATACAAAGATTTACACTCCCCTTTCCTATAGTGAAATGATATTATAGAAAGACTCTTGAGTCCAAAAAGTGGGCTTCGCCACTCACAGCCGTGCAACTTCAGGAATTAATTTAACCTTTCTTAATCTCAGTatattcacctgtaaaatggagaaaataatgtttGTCCTATATATTTCATAGTTTGTGTTTTgtgagacaattttttttttttttttttgaggcagagtctagctctgttgcttTGGCCACTGGAGTGGagataatcttttcatttttaaggagCATGTATATGTTAAGATTTTGTCAATTATCTTCGACCTTCACTTGCACATAgagtaaaaatacatttcaatttaATTCTTGAGTGCAAAGTTTCACACTTCATAAAATGCAACACTTTTAAGTCAGTTATACATATTTCCACTGATCCAGTTCAGTAAATGCTCACTGTTTTCCTATTATATTCAAAGCAGGATTTTATATTCTAGAGACTAAGGCTCACCTCTTAAAAGAGTTTACAAGTTGGCGAGTGGAAAGAAACTGAGGAAGGATTCACGGAAGACTTGATGTCGGAGACTGGATATTAAGTTAGAATTACAAGAAGTAGAAGTAGGAGTAAGAgtaaaaaaagtagaagaaaagcaCAACAGGGCATAGTGTGGGGCCTATTTAGGGAATGGTGACTAGCCCAGTTAGCTGAATGGTAGTTTTTATAAACTAACGTATATATTTTTGGAATTCAACAGAAGATTCAGTACAATCAGACACAACACAGCTTGTATGAATGCTCTATCAATAATAGAAGGGAAGCAATATATATTGAAAACAAGAGTAAAGACAATaacttaaatatctttaaaagaaagcATCACCTCTCATGCCTATTTACAGTGATATTAGTATAGTAAATAGTAAAGAAGTCCAACTTTGatagaacttcttttaaaatgatcttgATTTCTTAATACTGAGCAGGCAgaccctttaaaaacaaaagtatggGGACATAGGTAGTGGAAATTACTAGTGTTATTGACTTCTATCCAccagcttttgttttaaaattctaggtTCTTTTTACAACATGCTATTCTACTATTTCCTTAAAGATTTTCCATGTACTGTACATATACCATGAGGACTAGGGAGAGTATATGGTGGTGGTCATCATCTTTTTGGAATATACAATAAGAAGAGAGCCTAccctaatttttttctcattaaaagaagagagaggaaatttTACCGTTGGAGGCAAATGGAGACATACAAGAGAGGAGACAGTAAAGTAACTCAGACTCCCAGCATTTTCCAAAACAAGGGAATTCCAGTGGTTAATCAAACACTGCAGAAGTTGCTGAGTTTGAGACACCTTAACTTTACTCTACCTATTCTCCAGGCAATGGGCTGAGCTGCAGGAGGATCTACGGTGGACATCTGGTGGTGTGAGCTGAAGTTAGGGAAAGGGGCTGTTAGAAGTGGTCAAGCCAAGCCATATAGAAGTTCTTCAGGACCCTAGAATGGCCCCACAAATGTATACCACAAGGAATATGATCATgtaatttattgtccaaactaTGGCATTTTTAGAGTGACAAATACAAAACTAGAGAAAACATTAGGACAGTACATATAATCCAAGATTATTGTAACTAAACCAAGGCATATGTCCACATCATAGAGGAAAAGCCAGCATTTGGATGTCTGCCAGATAGAGGACAACAACATCCAGCCATGCCAAGGAAGCAGCAACCATGAATAACAAATAGGTTAAACTTCATCTTGTTAGGTAGACTTATACCCAAATTAaaagagaggaagcaggaagtGTCAATTAATCCACACTGGGGAGGGAGCTCAATTATGAGATTATCAGTCCAATCAGTTATGAGATTAAAGTTTAAAACTCACCTGGAATCAGACAAAGGTGacctaatatttatatttaccacAAAATGGAAAGGACAATTCAGCACAGCAAAGCCAAAattagggaaagagaaaaataaactcagtTCATCTTAATATTCCAATGAATTGAGGTCTCCCAATAAACCACTCAGTTTATTGTGAAGAGTAAAAAAATAGTTGAACAGAACAAAGGAGAAGGTTTTTGAGATGATCCGGAACTCAAATGTatagtaaaacaaattttaattaatatgcaTCACTCTTCAGCAATGATCAAAGGCTTATCAGCAAGTCATAAATGatcaaatattaattaatatataaaacctaaaaaaggaaaaaagataaattgccACAAATTACTTTAGTTAACATATttgtatatgcatttatttattttgttttttttaattcagtatgTTATgcgggtataaacattttggttatatgaaatgcatttgcctcactcaagccagggccacaagtgtgtccttcccccatacagtgtgccccatctccattagctgtgggtttacccaccaGACCTAGTCTACCACCAACCCCCTACTCCCACTACCTAACCAGCACctagtgagtattactaccatgtgagcaccttagtgttgatcaattagtactagtttgatggagagtacatttggtgcatgtttttccatccttgttatacctcactttgaaggatgggctcaatctctatccaggataatataggaggtgctagatcaccattgtttctgtagttgagtattactccat from the Eulemur rufifrons isolate Redbay chromosome 7, OSU_ERuf_1, whole genome shotgun sequence genome contains:
- the GMNC gene encoding geminin coiled-coil domain-containing protein 1, which translates into the protein MVSEELALANPLNTILPCQDQYFVGGQSYNCPYSTTTSESSVDVSTDTWVSFWAAGLLDNREPQQAPQAQESSHGSNFPVLDSFSWEEAQLSSQLYRNKQLQDTLVQKEEELARLHEENNHLRQYLNSALVKCLEEKAKKLLSSDEFSRVCGKFRKGKRKPKEQRYSPAEIPHPKNAKRNLSSEFANCEEQPGPPVDPWVLQTLGLKDLNTIDDSLSANYSALSSHPRRVTSTFSQYPDDAIDYENVPSEDLPIDYEGDRTAPFHRTATHGEGFPFLSQLSNPPVGLQNLPYYTADVSPNKTEMAFSTSLSPHCNVKTHSFHQGQAFVRRDEEGGWKFTWVPKQS